The following proteins are co-located in the Synechococcus sp. PROS-U-1 genome:
- a CDS encoding O-acetylhomoserine aminocarboxypropyltransferase/cysteine synthase family protein, which yields MSHRFETLQLHAGQSPDSATNARAVPIYQTSSYVFNDAEHGANLFGLKEFGNIYTRLMNPTTDVFEKRVAALEGGVAALATASGQSAQFLAITNCMQAGDNFVSTSYLYGGTYNQFKVQFPRLGINVRFAEGDDVASFAAQIDDNTKALYVEAMGNPRFNIPDFEGLSALAKEKGIPLIVDNTLGACGALLRPIEHGADVVVESATKWIGGHGTSLGGVIVDAGTFNWGNGKFPLMSQPSAAYHGLVHWDAFGFGSDVCKMLGLPDDRNIAFALRARVEGLRDWGPAVSPFNSFLLLQGLETLSLRVERHTENAMALATWLDAHPAITHVSYPGLASDPYNAAAKKYLTGRGMGCMLMFSLNGGYDDAVRFIDSLKLASHLANVGDAKTLVIHPASTTHQQLSEAEQASAGVTPTMVRVSVGLEHIDDIKADFEQALAVLS from the coding sequence ATGTCTCACCGCTTCGAGACCCTGCAGCTGCACGCCGGCCAATCGCCCGACAGTGCGACCAACGCGCGTGCGGTTCCCATCTATCAGACCAGCTCCTACGTCTTCAATGACGCCGAACACGGAGCGAACCTCTTCGGTCTCAAGGAATTCGGGAACATCTACACCCGACTGATGAATCCGACCACCGACGTGTTTGAAAAACGCGTCGCCGCCCTCGAGGGCGGGGTGGCAGCTCTGGCCACCGCCTCAGGGCAGTCGGCTCAGTTCCTCGCGATCACCAACTGCATGCAGGCGGGAGACAACTTCGTCTCAACGTCTTATCTCTACGGCGGCACCTACAACCAATTCAAGGTGCAGTTCCCGCGCTTGGGAATCAACGTGCGCTTTGCAGAGGGCGATGACGTTGCGAGCTTTGCGGCACAAATTGACGACAACACCAAAGCTCTCTACGTCGAAGCGATGGGCAATCCCCGCTTCAACATCCCCGATTTCGAAGGTCTCTCAGCGTTGGCCAAAGAGAAAGGCATCCCCCTGATCGTCGACAACACCCTGGGCGCGTGTGGGGCTCTGCTACGACCGATTGAGCATGGCGCGGATGTGGTGGTGGAGAGTGCAACCAAGTGGATCGGAGGGCACGGCACCAGCCTCGGGGGCGTGATCGTGGATGCCGGCACCTTCAATTGGGGCAACGGCAAGTTCCCGCTGATGAGCCAGCCCAGTGCGGCATATCACGGCTTGGTGCACTGGGACGCGTTTGGCTTCGGCAGTGACGTCTGCAAGATGCTGGGCCTGCCGGATGACCGAAACATTGCCTTCGCGCTGCGGGCCAGGGTGGAGGGTCTGCGGGATTGGGGACCAGCCGTCAGTCCGTTCAACAGCTTCCTGCTGTTGCAAGGTCTGGAGACCCTGAGCCTGCGCGTGGAGCGCCACACCGAAAACGCCATGGCCCTGGCCACCTGGCTGGATGCGCATCCCGCCATCACCCATGTGAGCTACCCCGGCCTGGCGAGCGATCCCTACAACGCCGCTGCCAAAAAGTACCTGACAGGGCGGGGCATGGGATGCATGCTGATGTTCTCCCTCAACGGCGGCTATGACGATGCCGTGCGCTTCATCGACAGCCTCAAGCTGGCCAGCCACCTCGCCAATGTGGGCGATGCGAAAACGCTCGTCATTCACCCCGCGTCAACGACCCACCAACAACTCAGCGAGGCTGAACAGGCCTCCGCTGGCGTGACACCCACGATGGTTCGGGTCTCCGTCGGACTCGAACACATCGACGACATCAAGGCCGACTTCGAGCAGGCCCTCGCAGTTCTCAGCTGA
- a CDS encoding homoserine O-succinyltransferase — translation MALILPRSYHKIAEVERNRISWIEPKQAERQDIRPLRVGILNIMPLGKQYEFNLLHPLGLSVLQIEPIWIRLNSHAYKSWDQNHLNQLYVSWDEAMSQGPLDGLIITGAPVEHLPFEEVSYWSELVDLINEARDTCASTLGLCWAGFALAYLAGVDKVAFPQKLFGIYPMRSLVPGHPLMGTQDDDFVCPQSRHAGLPDDAMEAAERDGRLRLLAHGEQVGYTIFETPDQRQLMHLGHPEYNVGRIVGEMERDRARGDVPPPENFDASQPQTLWRSHRNLLFQQWLWFCYQRVSLKA, via the coding sequence ATGGCGCTGATCCTTCCTCGCAGCTACCACAAGATCGCGGAGGTTGAACGCAACCGGATCTCCTGGATTGAGCCTAAACAGGCCGAACGCCAGGACATCCGGCCCCTGCGTGTCGGCATTCTCAACATCATGCCGCTGGGCAAGCAGTATGAGTTCAACCTTCTGCATCCGCTAGGTCTTTCGGTGCTGCAGATCGAACCGATTTGGATTCGACTCAACTCCCATGCCTACAAGAGTTGGGATCAGAACCATCTCAACCAGCTTTATGTGAGTTGGGATGAAGCCATGTCCCAGGGCCCCCTTGATGGCCTGATCATCACCGGTGCCCCCGTGGAGCACCTGCCGTTTGAAGAGGTGAGCTACTGGTCGGAATTGGTTGATTTGATCAACGAGGCGCGAGACACTTGCGCCAGCACCCTCGGCCTGTGCTGGGCCGGTTTCGCGCTCGCCTATCTGGCTGGCGTCGACAAGGTCGCGTTCCCGCAGAAACTGTTTGGGATCTACCCGATGCGTAGCCTTGTGCCGGGACATCCATTGATGGGGACCCAGGACGATGATTTCGTCTGTCCCCAAAGCCGTCATGCAGGGCTGCCGGACGACGCCATGGAAGCCGCCGAAAGGGATGGACGTCTCCGTTTACTCGCCCATGGCGAGCAAGTGGGCTACACCATTTTCGAGACCCCGGATCAACGGCAGCTGATGCACCTGGGCCACCCCGAATACAACGTCGGGCGAATTGTCGGAGAAATGGAACGCGACCGGGCCCGGGGTGATGTTCCCCCACCCGAGAATTTTGATGCGTCCCAGCCGCAGACCCTCTGGCGATCTCACCGGAACCTTTTGTTCCAACAGTGGCTCTGGTTCTGCTACCAGCGGGTCAGCCTGAAGGCCTAA
- a CDS encoding DUF819 family protein, with the protein MVVSLVGVLALTLAGWWISRSTGIGRQLGTTMVVLVIGFLVTNVTGWQPEAAASAWVSGPLTSLAITQLLLAVDLRRIWPEAQRLFGPFVVALLSTLLAVLLGAVLLKPWLQDNSTLLAGIYTATFTGGSLNFVSVARTLQPPEPLLLMATAADHVVFAAWFGLSILIGRRWARPVKSAAVLLQRGDLDAPSRSEAPRILWSMLWGGVVLSAAELITALIQRGWSSCPSILVLTTTALIVAQLPGSSSRSGCYGLGLLLIQPFFTVIGLSSPVSGLLGSGWPVFLYAIWIVAVQGVLLLLLHQWQRWPLVESLVASQAAIGGPSTALALATSLNRPALAMPGVAVGLLGYLIGTYLGLFSVFLLGFV; encoded by the coding sequence ATGGTGGTCTCGCTGGTTGGAGTTCTGGCACTGACCCTGGCGGGATGGTGGATCAGCCGTTCAACAGGGATCGGCCGCCAGCTCGGAACCACCATGGTGGTCCTGGTCATTGGATTTCTGGTGACGAATGTCACCGGTTGGCAGCCGGAGGCTGCTGCATCAGCTTGGGTGAGTGGCCCGCTGACGTCACTGGCCATCACCCAGCTCCTGCTCGCCGTTGATCTGCGACGGATCTGGCCGGAGGCCCAGCGGCTTTTCGGCCCCTTTGTCGTGGCTCTGCTGTCGACGCTGCTCGCTGTTCTGCTCGGGGCTGTCCTGCTCAAGCCCTGGCTCCAGGACAACAGCACTCTCCTTGCAGGCATCTACACCGCCACATTCACCGGAGGGAGCCTCAACTTTGTGTCCGTCGCCCGGACGCTGCAGCCGCCGGAGCCGCTGCTCCTCATGGCCACTGCAGCGGATCATGTGGTGTTCGCTGCTTGGTTCGGCCTCAGCATCCTGATTGGTCGTCGTTGGGCTCGACCGGTGAAATCCGCTGCGGTCTTATTGCAGCGCGGCGATCTCGATGCGCCATCGCGATCGGAGGCTCCACGGATTCTGTGGTCAATGCTCTGGGGTGGTGTCGTTCTCAGCGCAGCGGAGCTGATAACCGCTCTGATTCAGAGGGGCTGGAGTAGCTGCCCATCCATCCTGGTGCTCACCACGACGGCGTTGATCGTTGCCCAGCTTCCCGGGAGTTCCTCTCGTTCGGGTTGCTATGGGCTTGGGTTGCTGTTGATCCAACCCTTCTTCACGGTGATTGGTCTGAGCTCTCCAGTTAGCGGTTTGCTCGGCTCGGGTTGGCCTGTTTTCCTGTATGCCATTTGGATCGTTGCTGTTCAGGGGGTGCTGTTGTTGCTGCTGCACCAGTGGCAACGCTGGCCTCTTGTTGAATCGCTGGTGGCCTCTCAGGCAGCCATTGGTGGCCCCAGTACTGCTTTGGCTCTGGCGACATCCCTCAATCGCCCTGCTCTAGCCATGCCTGGGGTTGCGGTCGGATTGCTGGGCTATTTGATCGGGACTTATCTCGGTCTGTTCTCTGTGTTTCTCCTTGGTTTTGTTTGA
- a CDS encoding alpha-ketoglutarate-dependent dioxygenase AlkB yields the protein MTIDPADHEPDWTLHEGWLKGDEARRWQTRLEQQLLWQQPVVQVYGKRHPVPRMTVFLATKGIRYRYSGAVHAGCGWPEWFQPLLVQINAACKTQFNGCLLNLYRRGEDRMGWHADDEPEIDQRAPIASLSLGATRDFQLRHRSTPQRRMSLPLADGDLLVMHPGCQSRWMHSVPQRRKVQTQRINLTFRRFQN from the coding sequence ATGACCATCGATCCAGCCGATCATGAACCGGACTGGACCCTCCATGAAGGGTGGCTTAAGGGTGACGAGGCAAGACGCTGGCAAACGCGTCTTGAACAACAACTCCTGTGGCAGCAGCCGGTCGTGCAGGTGTACGGAAAGCGTCACCCGGTGCCGCGGATGACGGTGTTTCTGGCCACCAAAGGCATTCGCTACCGGTATAGCGGTGCCGTTCACGCGGGCTGTGGTTGGCCTGAATGGTTCCAACCATTGCTGGTTCAGATCAATGCAGCCTGTAAAACCCAGTTCAACGGCTGCCTGCTCAATCTGTATCGCCGTGGGGAGGACCGCATGGGCTGGCACGCTGATGACGAACCGGAGATTGACCAACGGGCTCCGATTGCCTCCCTTTCACTCGGGGCCACACGGGATTTTCAGCTTCGCCACCGCAGCACGCCCCAACGACGAATGTCGCTGCCGTTAGCTGATGGCGACCTGTTGGTCATGCACCCGGGTTGTCAGAGCCGATGGATGCACAGTGTTCCGCAACGGCGAAAAGTTCAGACCCAGCGCATCAACCTCACCTTTCGCCGTTTTCAAAACTGA
- a CDS encoding AEC family transporter, whose translation MLRFLLELLPSLLIGFWAGGRHETLSTRLATPLVRFGVPISVMGLLLKGGLSGDMLRAAGFAWLAMALVLVGASRLPGFAELVSPTLRLGSCTGNTAYFGVPLALAFLPDEALPISIGYDLGATLLTWSLGPLLIGAQVTGSQRLRGLLSSIAASPATRGLIGALLVQATPWAALVTDALWWPSRVVIVLALMVLGMRLGSIHSKGITSAARPLPLLRPLVAKLLLYPFFLLLLASLLRFEPLMVQAVALQGAAPTAISLLLITESVGADQERAAGLVFWSTLLALFTAPVWGVLLRSQF comes from the coding sequence ATGCTTCGGTTTTTGCTGGAGCTTCTGCCTTCTCTGTTGATCGGGTTCTGGGCTGGAGGACGCCATGAAACCCTTTCCACCCGCTTGGCAACACCGTTGGTGCGGTTCGGGGTCCCGATCAGTGTGATGGGCCTGCTGCTCAAAGGTGGCCTCAGCGGCGACATGCTGCGGGCAGCGGGGTTTGCATGGCTGGCTATGGCCCTCGTTCTAGTGGGGGCGTCGCGTTTGCCCGGATTTGCTGAGTTGGTCTCTCCCACGCTGCGTTTGGGCAGCTGCACAGGAAACACGGCCTATTTCGGTGTCCCTCTGGCCCTGGCTTTTCTTCCCGATGAAGCCCTCCCCATCAGCATTGGCTACGACCTGGGGGCGACACTCCTGACCTGGAGCCTTGGTCCGCTGCTGATCGGTGCGCAGGTCACCGGTTCGCAACGGCTGCGCGGTCTGCTGAGCAGCATTGCGGCGAGCCCAGCAACCCGCGGTCTGATCGGCGCACTGCTGGTTCAGGCGACCCCATGGGCTGCGCTGGTGACCGACGCGCTGTGGTGGCCTTCCCGGGTGGTGATTGTGCTGGCCCTGATGGTGTTGGGCATGCGCCTCGGCAGCATCCACAGCAAGGGAATCACTTCGGCGGCACGTCCGTTGCCGCTGCTGAGGCCATTGGTGGCCAAACTCCTTCTGTATCCGTTCTTTCTGCTGCTGCTTGCATCACTGCTTCGGTTCGAGCCGCTGATGGTTCAGGCGGTTGCCTTGCAAGGGGCAGCGCCGACGGCGATTTCCCTTTTGTTGATCACAGAGTCGGTTGGGGCTGATCAGGAACGGGCTGCAGGTCTGGTGTTCTGGAGCACGCTGTTGGCGTTGTTCACTGCACCTGTCTGGGGTGTGCTGCTGCGATCTCAGTTTTGA
- a CDS encoding AbrB family transcriptional regulator, producing MLTGSELLAKVKELGDVSKSDLVRACGYVSDKKDGGDRLNFTAFYEALLEAKGVNLSSGGAAIGKGGRKLSYIAKVQGNGNLLIGKAYTAMLNLEPGDEFEIKLGKKAIRLIPTGAAAEHSEAADQVDE from the coding sequence ATGCTGACCGGTTCCGAGCTGCTTGCCAAGGTCAAAGAACTTGGTGATGTTTCCAAATCCGACTTGGTGAGAGCTTGCGGCTACGTCTCTGACAAGAAAGACGGTGGTGATCGCCTTAATTTCACAGCCTTCTACGAGGCTCTGCTCGAAGCCAAAGGTGTCAATCTGAGCAGCGGTGGAGCTGCAATAGGCAAAGGTGGCCGCAAGCTGAGCTACATCGCCAAGGTGCAGGGCAACGGCAACCTGCTGATCGGAAAGGCTTACACCGCCATGTTGAATCTCGAGCCCGGTGATGAGTTTGAGATCAAGCTTGGCAAGAAGGCCATTCGTTTGATCCCCACCGGTGCAGCTGCAGAGCACAGTGAAGCCGCCGATCAGGTTGACGAGTGA
- a CDS encoding amino acid ABC transporter ATP-binding protein, which yields MTVAIRATELVKSYSQGVRALDGVTFEVNSGEVLVVMGPSGSGKSTLIRTFNGLESLDGGALDVLGVRLDAAHGVREVQAIRKRVGMVFQQFNLFPHLSILDNITLAPIKVQKRAKAAAEQRAMELLDQMGIREQAHKYPAQLSGGQQQRVAIARALALDPEVMLFDEPTSALDPERVKEVLDAMRQLAQGGMTMVVVTHELGFAREVADRVMFMDRGQVVETSDPQTFFTNAKEERSRRFLNQMQH from the coding sequence ATGACCGTTGCCATTCGTGCCACTGAGTTGGTCAAGAGCTACTCCCAAGGGGTGAGAGCTCTCGATGGGGTCACCTTCGAGGTGAACAGCGGCGAAGTCCTCGTGGTGATGGGGCCTTCAGGGTCCGGGAAGAGCACCTTGATCCGTACGTTCAATGGCTTGGAGTCGCTGGATGGCGGTGCCTTGGATGTGCTGGGGGTGCGCTTGGATGCCGCCCATGGGGTACGAGAGGTGCAGGCGATTCGCAAGCGTGTGGGGATGGTGTTTCAGCAGTTCAACCTGTTCCCCCACCTCTCCATCCTAGACAACATCACCCTTGCACCCATCAAGGTGCAGAAGCGTGCAAAGGCCGCTGCGGAGCAGCGCGCCATGGAGCTCCTCGACCAGATGGGAATTCGTGAGCAGGCGCACAAGTACCCGGCGCAACTCAGTGGCGGTCAACAACAGCGGGTGGCGATTGCCCGGGCTCTGGCCTTGGATCCAGAGGTGATGTTGTTCGATGAGCCAACCAGCGCCTTGGATCCGGAGCGGGTGAAAGAAGTGCTTGATGCAATGCGTCAGTTGGCCCAGGGCGGCATGACGATGGTGGTGGTGACCCATGAACTGGGCTTTGCTCGCGAGGTGGCGGATCGGGTGATGTTCATGGACCGGGGCCAGGTTGTGGAGACCTCCGACCCGCAGACGTTCTTCACCAATGCCAAAGAAGAACGCAGCCGCAGGTTCCTCAACCAGATGCAGCACTAA
- a CDS encoding amino acid ABC transporter permease — protein MNRWLDRSITLLLVALLGWAGWSLLHWLLHTADWSVVTTNLPLYAVGSFPADQRWRPLLWMAGLITLTLLTLFGPKRGPGRRWLPLLWIAMAPLGLWLLAGGLGLLPVGTRSWGGLTLTLLLTGGSGALALPLGILLALGRRSDLPVLRWSSAAYIELMRAVPLIAVLFFGQLLIPLFLPPGLEINRVLRAVVAFALFAAAYIAEDVRGGLQAIPPTQREAAAVLGLSPPQSLQLVVLPQALRVALPSLTNQAVGLLQNTSLMAILGLVELLGISRSLLANPAFIGRYLEVYLWLAAVYWLACTAMALLARHLELQLDPARSSP, from the coding sequence ATGAACCGTTGGTTGGATCGCTCGATCACCCTTCTCCTGGTGGCCCTCCTCGGTTGGGCTGGCTGGTCGCTGCTGCATTGGTTGTTGCACACGGCCGACTGGTCTGTTGTGACAACGAATCTGCCGCTCTATGCGGTGGGCAGCTTTCCAGCGGATCAACGTTGGCGCCCGCTGCTGTGGATGGCTGGATTGATCACGCTCACGTTGCTGACCCTCTTCGGCCCGAAGCGTGGCCCTGGTCGTCGTTGGTTGCCATTGCTCTGGATCGCGATGGCACCGCTGGGACTTTGGCTCCTGGCAGGAGGCCTGGGGCTGCTGCCGGTTGGAACGCGCAGTTGGGGTGGTCTGACGCTCACGTTGCTGCTCACGGGAGGCAGCGGCGCTTTGGCGCTTCCATTGGGAATTCTGCTGGCTCTGGGCCGCCGCAGTGATCTCCCAGTGCTGCGCTGGAGCAGTGCCGCCTACATCGAGTTGATGCGGGCTGTTCCATTGATTGCAGTTTTGTTCTTCGGACAGCTGCTGATTCCGCTGTTCCTGCCGCCAGGGCTTGAGATCAACAGGGTTCTTCGGGCGGTCGTGGCGTTCGCTTTGTTTGCAGCGGCTTACATCGCTGAGGATGTGCGCGGTGGATTGCAGGCGATTCCGCCCACCCAGCGGGAAGCGGCAGCCGTGCTTGGTCTTTCTCCACCTCAATCGCTGCAATTGGTGGTGCTGCCCCAGGCGCTGCGGGTGGCGCTTCCATCGCTCACCAACCAGGCGGTGGGTCTCCTGCAAAACACAAGCTTGATGGCCATTCTCGGTTTGGTGGAATTGCTGGGCATCAGCCGCAGCCTTCTAGCGAATCCCGCTTTTATCGGTCGCTATCTGGAGGTGTACCTCTGGCTTGCTGCGGTTTACTGGCTGGCGTGTACGGCGATGGCTTTGCTGGCCCGGCACCTGGAACTTCAGCTTGACCCTGCCCGCTCTTCCCCATGA
- a CDS encoding ABC transporter permease subunit (The N-terminal region of this protein, as described by TIGR01726, is a three transmembrane segment that identifies a subfamily of ABC transporter permease subunits, which specificities that include histidine, arginine, glutamine, glutamate, L-cystine (sic), the opines (in Agrobacterium) octopine and nopaline, etc.), producing the protein MRHRRLLVQVGVAGVLFGLLALLVNNLAVNLIRTGLGLGFGWLGRPAGFALAETALPYAPSDSYFWALIIGWLNSLKVIVAGLLLATVLGVAAGSARSSGNRLLRSLAGGYVALIRQVPLLLQLLFWYFVAFLGLPSEPVGGLIRLSNQGIQLFGLNLSVEFCAVLVGLTVFTGASIAEIVRGGINAVPRGQWEAFRSLGLGEGLGLRRIVLPQALPAILPALTSQYLNLAKNSTLAIAVGYADLYAVSDTTITQTGRAIEGFLLLLFSFLLLNLLISGGMAAFNSAVLGRLNRSR; encoded by the coding sequence ATGCGGCACCGTCGTCTGCTGGTTCAGGTTGGTGTCGCCGGCGTTCTGTTCGGCTTGCTGGCCCTGTTGGTCAACAATCTGGCTGTCAATCTGATTCGCACGGGGTTGGGGCTGGGCTTTGGCTGGCTGGGCCGACCTGCAGGTTTTGCTCTGGCGGAGACCGCACTCCCCTATGCCCCCTCCGACAGCTATTTCTGGGCGTTGATCATCGGTTGGCTCAACAGCCTCAAGGTGATCGTGGCTGGCCTGTTGCTGGCCACTGTGTTGGGGGTGGCTGCTGGCTCAGCCCGCAGCAGCGGCAACCGGCTGCTGCGCAGCCTTGCCGGTGGATACGTGGCGCTGATTCGTCAGGTTCCTTTGCTTCTGCAGTTGCTGTTCTGGTACTTCGTTGCCTTTCTGGGTCTTCCTTCGGAACCGGTGGGCGGGTTGATCAGGCTCTCGAATCAGGGCATTCAGCTGTTCGGCCTGAATCTCAGCGTTGAATTTTGCGCCGTTCTCGTCGGACTCACCGTCTTTACCGGTGCATCGATTGCAGAGATCGTCCGCGGTGGCATCAATGCGGTGCCAAGGGGCCAGTGGGAGGCCTTCCGAAGCCTTGGGCTCGGAGAAGGTCTCGGCCTGCGGCGAATTGTGCTGCCTCAGGCGCTGCCGGCGATTCTTCCTGCGCTGACAAGCCAGTACCTCAATCTCGCCAAGAACAGCACCCTTGCGATTGCGGTGGGTTATGCCGATCTTTACGCCGTAAGTGACACCACCATCACGCAAACCGGCCGCGCCATCGAGGGATTCCTGCTCCTGTTGTTCAGCTTCCTGCTCCTGAATTTGCTGATCAGCGGTGGCATGGCCGCCTTCAACAGTGCGGTGCTGGGCCGTTTGAACAGGAGCCGCTGA
- a CDS encoding amino acid ABC transporter substrate-binding protein: MFRLRSRALIAALAGLSALLGSCASLENSGGSRLELVKARGELLCGVSGKIPGFSFLSPDGRYTGMDVDICRAMAAALVGDSEKVQYRPLTAPERFTALRSGEIDLLSRNTTHNLSRDAVGGNGLRFAPVVFHDGQGLMVNAASGVTSLADLSGKSICVGSGTTTEQNLNDAFASQGLPYTPIKYQDLNQVVGGYLQGRCEAMTSDRSQLAAARSGFNDPQQHLILDDRISKEPLAPAVVGGDQPMGDAMTWVIYALIEAEERGITQSNVDAVVKQAEADPSQTALRRFLGVDAGLGRKLGLPDDFVVQVIRSTGNYGEIYNRHLGPESPVAIPRGANRLAGEGGLMIAPPFT; encoded by the coding sequence ATGTTCCGATTACGCTCGCGTGCTCTGATCGCGGCATTGGCTGGTCTGTCTGCCCTACTCGGCTCCTGCGCCTCACTGGAGAATTCAGGAGGGTCACGCCTGGAGCTCGTCAAAGCGCGAGGCGAGTTGCTTTGTGGTGTGAGCGGCAAGATTCCAGGTTTCAGTTTCCTCAGTCCTGATGGGCGTTACACCGGCATGGATGTCGACATCTGCCGCGCCATGGCTGCTGCTCTTGTGGGCGACTCTGAGAAGGTTCAGTACCGGCCTTTGACTGCGCCGGAGCGATTCACAGCATTGCGATCAGGCGAGATCGATCTTTTGTCCCGCAACACCACCCATAACCTCAGTCGCGATGCGGTTGGTGGCAATGGGCTGCGCTTTGCTCCTGTGGTCTTCCACGACGGGCAGGGGTTGATGGTGAATGCAGCCAGTGGCGTGACATCTCTGGCTGATTTGAGTGGCAAATCGATTTGCGTGGGATCGGGCACCACGACTGAACAGAATCTCAACGACGCCTTTGCGTCCCAGGGCCTCCCCTATACACCGATCAAATATCAGGATCTCAATCAGGTGGTTGGCGGCTACCTCCAGGGGCGCTGCGAAGCCATGACCTCGGACCGGTCGCAACTGGCGGCTGCGCGTTCGGGGTTCAACGATCCCCAGCAGCATCTGATTCTTGATGACAGGATCAGCAAGGAGCCTTTGGCTCCTGCCGTGGTGGGTGGTGATCAGCCCATGGGGGATGCCATGACATGGGTGATCTACGCCCTGATCGAGGCGGAGGAGCGGGGCATCACCCAATCCAATGTTGATGCGGTGGTGAAGCAAGCCGAAGCCGACCCTTCCCAGACGGCTCTGCGTCGCTTCCTGGGTGTGGATGCCGGCCTGGGTCGCAAACTCGGGCTGCCTGATGACTTTGTCGTCCAGGTGATTCGGTCGACTGGCAATTACGGCGAGATCTACAACCGTCATCTGGGACCGGAGAGCCCTGTGGCCATCCCACGGGGGGCTAACCGCCTTGCTGGTGAGGGTGGTTTGATGATTGCCCCACCCTTCACCTGA